The Henckelia pumila isolate YLH828 chromosome 2, ASM3356847v2, whole genome shotgun sequence genome includes a window with the following:
- the LOC140877467 gene encoding uncharacterized protein, with protein MTPFNKIPMFSKEDFDDWKIRMQAHLSALDDDMWFSITDVPLAITKVNTAIALSGGGPQYIEKPRIEWTAEDKKKANLDNVAKDILYKILDKNTFSKIKTCKTGKEIWEKLIQLCEGNEQTKENKLSIATQKFDNIKMKPGESMTKFDERVSNIVIELNGLGKTYPNREIIFKVIRGFPKEWDVKTMAMRESKDLNKLELHDLFADLKAYEFELQTREEDHSTSQLTKALIEIKIESPAKSEKSGEQLSSDAISLFVKKFGKFIRRNQEGSHRRNFQKKETVEEPRSCFNCGKTGHFIADCPKPKNFDKRKSSRNDRHTSRQKHEALVAKDSKTKWAETDSDSEESNCSSSSSDDEEEVKCLMANDRELPSTSEQVLISALRNLPERN; from the coding sequence ATGACACcattcaacaaaattcctatgttctccAAGGAAGActttgatgactggaaaattcgtatgcaAGCACACCTATCAGCACTAGACGATGACATGTGGTTTTCCATCACTGATGTACCTCTTGCGATCACCAAAGTCAATACTGCTATAGCTCTTTCTGGAGGCGGTCCACAGtacattgagaaaccaagaattGAATGGACTGCTGAAGACAAAAAGAAGGCAAATCTTGATAATGTGGCTAAAGATATCTTGTATAAAATACTTGACAAGAACACCTTTAGCAAAATCAAGACATGCAAAACTGGGAAAGAAATTTGGGAGAAGTTGATTCAACTCTGTGAAGGAAATGAACAgacaaaagaaaacaaactgTCTATCGCCACTCAAAAATTTGACAACATCAAGATGAAACCAGGTGAATCAATGACAAAATTTGATGAGAGAGTAAGCAACATTGTTATTGAGCTTAATGGATTGGGAAAAACATATCCCAATAGAGAAATTATTTTCAAGGTAATTCGAGGCTTTCCTAAAGAATGGGATGTAAAGACAATGGCCATGAGAGAATCGAAGGACTTGAATAAATTAGAGCTGCATGACCTGTTTGCAGATTTAAAAGCTTATGAATTCGAGTTGCAGACTCGAGAAGAAGATCATTCTACCTCACAATTAACCAAGGCCttgattgaaataaaaatagagTCACCAGCTAAATCAGAAAAATCAGGAGAACAACTGAGCAGTGATGCCATAtctttgtttgtgaagaagttcGGCAAATTTATTAGAAGAAACCAAGAAGGATCCCACAGAAGAAATTTCCAAAAGAAAGAGACAGTCGAAGAACCAAGAAGTTGCTTCAACTGTGGGAAAACAGGACATTTTATTGCTGAttgtcccaaaccaaagaacttTGACAAAAGGAAAAGTTCAAGGAATGATAGACACACATCAAGACAGAAACATGAAGCATTGGTTGCAAAAGACAGCAAAACCAAGTGGGCAGAAACAGATAGTGATTCAGAGGAATCAAATTGCTCATCTAGTTccagtgatgatgaagaagaggtCAAGTGTCTTATGGCAAATGATCGTGAGCTTCCATCCACTAGTGAACAGGTATTGATTTCAGCTCTGAGGAATTTACCAGAGAGGAACTGA